One Candida dubliniensis CD36 chromosome 1, complete sequence genomic region harbors:
- a CDS encoding secretory lipase 1 precursor, putative (Similar to C. albicans LIP1) translates to MRGIAVFLAFISIIFASPLTVKSPLADDFYNAPDGYESAKLGEILKLRKTPNKLSSMFFEIDIKNSWQLLVRSEDSFGNATAIVTTVIEPYNADPSKVLSYQTFEDSSNIECSPSYGMQYGAPWSTVATQVDMTLMVPMLKQGYYIVSPDYEGPKSTFTVGRQSGKATLDSIRAILKSNKYTGINSDAKVAMWGYSGGSLASGWAAALQPKYAPELKKNLIGAALGGFVTNITATAEATDGGLFAGLVPNALSGLANEYPDFKEALFEKVSKAATDNLRQGTEHCMGGAILFFANDQYFTGEDRAFPGGYGLLKDEVVNRTISENNLMEMDKDYLPDIPIFVYHGSLDSIVPITNVHATYENWCDWGIESFEFSEDLLNGHITETLVGAPAAITWLEARFDGLPVVKGCKKTSRITNFSYPNVSDSTNSYFEGILNSITGSELGPGVTSDNITLDGLTGFLGNFIDLN, encoded by the coding sequence ATGAGAGGCATCGCTGTTTTCCTTGCTTtcatatcaataatatttgcCTCCCCATTGACTGTAAAGTCACCTCTTGCGGACGACTTTTATAATGCCCCTGATGGTTACGAGTCTGCAAAATTAGGAGAAATTTTAAAGCTTAGAAAGACCCCTAATAAGCTCAGCAGTATGttctttgaaattgatattaaaaattcatGGCAACTTTTGGTTAGATCTGAAGATTCATTTGGAAATGCAACAGCAATTGTTACCACAGTTATTGAACCTTACAACGCTGACCCATCGAAGGTCCTTTCTTATCAGACTTTTGAGGATTCCTCCAATATTGAATGTTCACCTTCTTATGGTATGCAGTATGGTGCTCCATGGTCAACTGTAGCTACTCAAGTCGACATGACATTAATGGTCCCCATGTTGAAACAAGGTTATTACATTGTCAGTCCTGACTATGAAGGGCCAAAATCCACATTTACTGTTGGTAGGCAATCTGGAAAAGCCACCTTGGATTCCATTAGAGCAATCTTAAAATCCAACAAATATACTGGAATTAACAGCGATGCAAAAGTTGCCATGTGGGGATATTCTGGTGGTTCATTAGCTTCTGGTTGGGCTGCAGCATTGCAACCTAAATATGCACCagaattaaagaaaaatttgattggtGCAGCTCTTGGTGGGTTTGTCACTAATATTACCGCTACTGCTGAAGCCACTGATGGTGGGTTATTTGCTGGATTGGTTCCAAATGCTTTAAGTGGATTAGCTAATGAGTATCCTGATTTCAAGGAAGCtctttttgaaaaagtCTCCAAAGCTGCTACTGACAATTTACGTCAAGGTACTGAACACTGTATGGGTGGGgctattctttttttcgCTAATGATCAGTATTTCACTGGAGAAGATAGAGCTTTTCCTGGAGGTTATGGATTACTTAAGGATGAAGTGGTGAACAGAACTATTCTGGAAAATAATTTGATGGAAATGGACAAAGATTATCTACCAGACATTCCAATCTTTGTGTATCATGGCTCGTTGGATTCCATTGTTCCAATCACCAATGTCCATGCCACTTATGAAAACTGGTGTGATTGGGGGattgaatcatttgaattttctgaggatttattaaatggtCATATCACTGAAACCCTTGTTGGGGCTCCGGCAGCCATCACATGGTTAGAAGCAAGATTTGACGGTTTACCAGTTGTCAAGGGATGTAAGAAAACTTCCAGAAttaccaatttttcttATCCAAACGTTTCCGACTCAACGAATTCTTACTTCGAAGGGATTCTTAATTCAATTACTGGGTCTGAATTGGGTCCTGGTGTCACATCTGATAACATTACATTGGACGGATTAACTGGGTTTTTGGGCAACTTTATCGACTTAAATTAG
- a CDS encoding secretory lipase 10 precursor, putative (Similar to C. albicans LIP10) translates to MKTLILFLFFLPNIFASLLGLTPASKDSFYVPPVGFEAAKPGDILKTRNTPSVPSSLYLPILIKSAWQLLIRSEDSFGNPNAFVATLIQPLNANSSKLVSYQSWEDASNIDCSPSYGMQFRSPVTTVTTQIDMTLIVPLLQNGYYVIIPDYEGPKSAFTVGRQSGKATLDSIRAALQTGTFSEIKRTAKVALWGYSGGSLATGWAISLQSKYAPELKDNLIGAAVGGFAANITAVAESVDGTVFSGFIPLALNGLANEYPDFKKKLYEEVKLSARSGMEKGSQNCLAASLVGYPMSQYFTGQKRAFEKGWGLLQDEVFNKTIHDNLLLKLDNTYLPQIPVLIYHGTIDEIIPIKDAHTQYQIWCDWGIKSLEFAEDLSAGHLAETFTGAPAALSWIDARFSGKPAVNGCQRTIRSSNLLYPGISISSRIYFEGISKTVFGFNLGAGVNTDKSISSSFFGYIKKYI, encoded by the coding sequence ATGAAAACCTTGATAttattccttttttttttaccaaaTATTTTTGCTTCCTTATTGGGATTAACACCAGCCAGCAAAGATTCATTTTATGTACCCCCAGTTGGGTTTGAAGCAGCTAAGCCAGgagatattttaaaaactCGAAACACACCAAGTGTTCCAAGTAGTTTATATTTACCTATCCTTATCAAGAGTGCTTGGCAACTTTTAATCAGATCAGAAGATTCTTTTGGAAATCCAAATGCTTTTGTCGCTACTCTTATTCAACCATTGAATGCAAACCTGTCAAAACTAGTTTCTTATCAAAGTTGGGAGGATGCCTCTAATATCGATTGCTCACCTTCCTACGGCATGCAATTCAGGTCTCCAGTTACAACAGTAACCACTCAAATTGATATGACACTAATTGTTCCTTTATTACAAAACGGCTATTATGTTATTATTCCTGATTACGAGGGCCCCAAATCTGCATTCACAGTAGGTAGACAGTCTGGGAAAGCTACTTTAGACTCAATAAGAGCAGCGTTGCAAACCGGAACCTTTTCAGAGATTAAAAGAACTGCCAAGGTTGCTTTGTGGGGTTACTCTGGTGGGTCTTTGGCCACTGGTTGGGCAATAAGTTTACAGTCAAAATATGCTCCAGAGTTGAAAGATAATTTAATCGGAGCTGCTGTTGGTGGATTTGCTGCCAACATTACTGCTGTGGCAGAATCTGTTGATGGAACAGTGTTTTCAGGTTTTATTCCGCTTGCGTTAAATGGATTGGCAAACGAATACCCTGAtttcaagaagaaattatatGAAGAGGTCAAGCTTAGTGCAAGATCTGGCATGGAAAAAGGATCACAGAATTGTTTGGCTGCTTCTCTTGTTGGCTATCCGATGAGTCAATACTTTACGGGACAAAAGAGGGCTTTTGAAAAAGGGTGGGGGCTTTTACAAGATGAAGTTTTTAACAAAACTATCCACGACAACTTGTTGTTAAAATTGGACAATACCTATTTACCTCAAATTCctgttttaatttatcatgGAACCATAGATGAGATTATTCCTATTAAAGATGCTCATACTCAATATCAGATTTGGTGCGACTGGGGGATCAAATCACTCGAATTTGCTGAAGATTTGCTGGCAGGTCATTTAGCAGAGACATTCACTGGAGCTCCTGCCGCTTTGTCATGGATTGATGCAAGATTTTCTGGCAAACCTGCAGTTAATGGATGCCAACGTACAATTAGGTCCTCAAACTTACTATATCCAGGTATTTCGATCTCAAGTCGTATTTACTTTGAAGGAATTTCTAAAACAGTTTTTGGGTTCAACTTAGGAGCTGGAGTTAACACCGACAAATCTATCAGCAGTAGTTTTTTTGGATACATTAAAAAGTATATTTAA